The Populus nigra chromosome 14, ddPopNigr1.1, whole genome shotgun sequence genome has a segment encoding these proteins:
- the LOC133672567 gene encoding outer envelope pore protein 24, chloroplastic-like yields MLDGTLVLNPASKLSAYHGFDYGKCKLKYYFTHQGGTSTEPGYEVGMTSWNIAASQRFCDDNVLIVSSEKWRTELGLEWSRLSFCIGHEFTDMVFTALLTSTIRMSIGIDGEY; encoded by the exons ATGTTGGATGGGACATTGGTTCTCAATCCAGCTAGTAAGTTATCAGCGTATCATGGTTTTGATTATGGGAAGTGTAAATTGAAGTACTACTTTACTCACCAGGGAGGGACCTCCACTGAGCCTGGATATGAGGTTGGAATGACTTCTTGGAACATTGCAGCATCACAGAGGTTTTGTGATGATAATGTGTTAATAGTTTCTTCTGAGAAGTGGAGAACTGAGTTGGGATTGGAGTGGTCGAG ATTAAGCTTCTGCATTGGACACGAGTTCACTGACATGGTTTTCACAGCATTATTAACCAGCACCATTCGAATGTCCATTGGCATTGATGGAGAATACTGA